From the Primulina tabacum isolate GXHZ01 chromosome 15, ASM2559414v2, whole genome shotgun sequence genome, one window contains:
- the LOC142525863 gene encoding uncharacterized protein LOC142525863, with the protein MGGAEPLAKITEEEVVRFLWKNIVCRFGIPRRLISDNGRIIVQALKARLHGKGKDWVEELMSILYYGHIELHHEQLLGKPPYSLVYGSEAVLHVEIGQSSTRIESYPNNNDETRAIELDLIEEKRDRAAIPMEAYRSRVMKFYNKHVRSRDFQVGDLIMKKVKPVGDVGKLEARWERPFKVIQRVS; encoded by the exons ATGGGTGGAGCCGAGCCATTAGCCAAAATTACTGAGGAAGAAGTCGTGAGATTTCTCTGGAAAAATATTGTTTGCAGATTTGGCATCCCAAGAAGACTGATTTCAGATAATGGGAG GATCATCGTGCAAGCACTTAAAGCCCGGCTGCATGGGAAAGGAAAGGACTGGGTGGAGGAGTTAATGAGTATATTATATTATGGGCATATCGAACTACACCACGAACAACTACTCGGGAAACCCCCATACAGCCTGGTCTATGGTTCAGAAGCAGTCTTACATGTGGAAATCGGACAATCTTCTACTCGGATAGAATCTTATCCGAACAACAATGATGAAACCCGAGCCATTGAGCTTGATTTGATCGAAGAAAAAAGAGACCGAGCAGCCATTCCAATGGAAGCTTATCGCAGCCGGGTAATGAAATTCTATAACAAGCATGTTCGATCACGAGATTTCCAGGTTGGAGACTTGATCATGAAAAAGGTGAAGCCAGTGGGTGATGTGGGGAAATTAGAAGCACGATGGGAAAGACCTTTCAAAGTAATTCAGAGAGTTAGCTAG